A portion of the Clostridiales bacterium genome contains these proteins:
- a CDS encoding NYN domain-containing protein, producing the protein MTRCLIVDGYNIINSWPELINEQKISLEGSRQKLLEFLEDYRAYKGIKVIVVFDAHMVKGSMEKHENFGKIEVVYTKENQTADSYIEKLADQVGSMFNIQVATSDWLEQQVVLGRGASRISARELRYEVMHSRKKMTEKYRLKNSDKKHTLENRLDLDVREKLDKLRRQR; encoded by the coding sequence TTGACCAGGTGTTTGATTGTTGACGGGTATAATATTATTAATTCCTGGCCTGAACTGATAAATGAGCAAAAAATCAGCTTAGAAGGCTCAAGGCAGAAACTGCTTGAGTTTTTAGAAGATTACAGAGCGTATAAAGGCATAAAGGTCATAGTTGTTTTCGACGCCCATATGGTTAAGGGGAGCATGGAAAAGCATGAAAATTTCGGGAAGATCGAGGTAGTGTATACTAAGGAAAATCAAACTGCAGACTCATATATCGAAAAGCTTGCCGATCAGGTGGGGAGCATGTTTAATATACAGGTTGCAACTTCCGACTGGCTTGAACAACAGGTCGTGCTGGGGAGAGGAGCCTCGAGGATTTCTGCAAGAGAGTTAAGATATGAAGTAATGCATTCAAGAAAAAAGATGACAGAAAAATACAGACTCAAAAATTCCGATAAAAAACATACCCTTGAAAACAGATTGGATTTGGATGTGAGGGAAAAACTTGATAAATTAAGGCGTCAGAGGTAA
- the rplK gene encoding 50S ribosomal protein L11: MAKKVVGMVKLQIPAGKATPAPPVGPALGQHGVNIMGFCKEFNAKTANQAGLIIPVVITIFADRSFSFILKTPPAAVLIKRACGIESGSGVPNKTKVAKLSKEKLKEIAQMKMPDLNAATVEAAMSMVAGTARSMGVEVEK, translated from the coding sequence ATGGCTAAAAAGGTAGTTGGGATGGTGAAACTTCAGATTCCAGCAGGCAAGGCAACTCCTGCACCACCGGTAGGTCCGGCTCTTGGACAGCATGGCGTTAATATCATGGGCTTTTGCAAGGAATTTAATGCTAAGACTGCAAATCAGGCAGGACTGATAATTCCCGTGGTGATCACGATTTTCGCTGACAGATCTTTCAGCTTCATATTAAAGACTCCGCCGGCGGCAGTTCTGATTAAAAGAGCATGCGGAATCGAAAGCGGCTCCGGAGTTCCCAATAAAACAAAAGTTGCAAAATTATCCAAGGAAAAATTAAAGGAAATTGCACAGATGAAAATGCCCGATCTTAATGCTGCAACAGTAGAAGCTGCTATGAGTATGGTAGCCGGAACAGCAAGAAGCATGGGCGTAGAAGTGGAAAAATAA
- the secE gene encoding preprotein translocase subunit SecE, with protein sequence MAFEANNTRSGEKQHRKAAPVRWLKSIWNFIVDSKNEMKRITWPEKKDVYKSTEVVISTVIILTLFVLLLDSIFGRSLNYFINAIK encoded by the coding sequence ATGGCTTTTGAAGCTAATAATACCAGGTCTGGGGAAAAACAACATAGAAAGGCTGCCCCGGTAAGATGGTTAAAAAGCATATGGAACTTCATTGTTGACAGCAAAAATGAGATGAAGAGGATAACATGGCCTGAGAAAAAGGACGTTTATAAATCTACAGAGGTTGTAATATCGACGGTAATAATATTAACATTATTCGTATTGTTGCTTGATTCGATATTTGGTCGCAGTTTGAATTATTTTATTAATGCAATAAAATAG
- a CDS encoding DNA-directed RNA polymerase subunit beta, whose amino-acid sequence MIHPVQVGRRTRMSFSKIHEVLDMPNLIEVQLNSYKWFLDEGLKEVFDDVNPIQDYTGNLVLEFIDYSLDMDNIKYSVEECKERDTTYAAPLKVKVRLINKETGEVKEQEVFMGDFPLMTEQGTFIINGAERVIVSQLVRSPGVYYAESVDKSGKNLYSATLIPNRGAWLEYETDSNDVLSVRIDRTRKLPITVFIRALGIGTDAEIFQMFGEDERLKATIEKDNTKTKDEGLVEVYKRLRPGEPPTVESSMSLLDSLFFDPRRYDLSKVGRYKFNKKLALYSRIMGHIAAEDVVDPNTGEIIADADKKIDRETAMKIQNAGINDVFVLVDGKKIKVTGNHFVDVHKQNIKYRIDDLNIKEMVYYPVLKEILESSSSEDDFRSAVKSRMGELVPKHIIKSDIFASINYNLGLQFGIGLTDDIDHLGNRRLRSVGELLQNQFRIGLSRMERVVKERMTIQDLDVVTPQALVNIRPVAAAIKEFFGSSQLSQFMDQTNPLSELTHKRRLSALGPGGLSRERAGFEVRDVHHSHYGRMCPIETPEGPNIGLIGSLSTYARVNEYGFIEAPYRKVDKSRGIVTNDVVYLTADEEDEYVIAQANEPLDEEGRFVDKRVTARSKEDIIVVPNTEVDLMDVSPKQVVSVATAMIPFLENDDANRALMGSNMQRQAVPLIKTSAPLVGTGIEYRAARDSGIIPLAKNDGVVVKVSADEIKIKRDSDGGIDVYKLLKFKRSNQGTTINQRPIVDRGQVVKKGDVVADGPSTDMGEIALGKNILMGFMTWEGYNYEDAMLISEELVKKDVFTSIHIEEYEAEARDTKLGPEEITRDIPNVGDEALKDLDDRGIIRIGAEVRAGDILVGKVTPKGETELTAEERLLRAIFGEKAREVRDTSLRVPHGEAGIIVDVKVFTRENGDELPPGVNELVRCYIAQKRKISVGDKMAGRHGNKGVISRVLPEEDMPFLPDGRPLQIVLNPLGVPSRMNIGQVLEVHLGYAAAKLGWHVATPVFDGANEKDIIQLLEKSGLNKNGKIILRDGRTGEIFDNPITVGYMYILKLAHLVDDKIHARSTGPYSLVTQQPLGGKAQFGGQRFGEMEVWALEAYGAAHTLQEILTVKSDDVVGRVKTYEAIVKGENIPEPGVPESFKVLIKELQSLCLDVKVLSDDKKEIAIKESIDDDTDDLDVNIEGREDYVPSEDNTTGGGEPESEDNEDEDEDFDLNIDDFNIPGVIEEDGTPHTDDNPGPDSDDNYEDNDLNDNLDDDK is encoded by the coding sequence ATGATACATCCTGTTCAGGTAGGCAGAAGGACGCGAATGAGTTTTTCCAAGATTCATGAAGTGCTGGATATGCCCAATTTAATTGAAGTTCAGCTGAATTCCTATAAATGGTTCTTGGATGAGGGTTTGAAAGAAGTATTTGATGATGTTAATCCCATACAGGATTATACAGGTAACCTTGTACTTGAGTTTATTGATTATTCCCTTGACATGGATAATATAAAATATTCAGTTGAGGAATGCAAAGAAAGAGATACTACTTATGCTGCACCGCTAAAAGTAAAAGTAAGGCTTATAAATAAAGAAACCGGCGAAGTTAAAGAGCAGGAAGTGTTTATGGGTGATTTCCCTTTAATGACCGAACAAGGTACGTTTATCATAAACGGAGCAGAAAGAGTTATAGTAAGCCAGCTCGTCAGATCACCTGGTGTGTATTATGCGGAAAGCGTCGATAAATCAGGCAAGAATCTTTATTCGGCCACATTGATCCCGAACCGCGGTGCCTGGCTTGAATACGAAACCGATTCAAATGATGTATTGTCGGTTCGTATTGACAGGACAAGAAAACTTCCTATAACTGTATTTATAAGGGCACTGGGTATTGGCACAGATGCAGAAATATTCCAGATGTTCGGGGAAGATGAAAGACTTAAAGCGACGATTGAAAAAGATAATACCAAAACAAAAGATGAGGGTTTAGTTGAAGTTTATAAAAGGTTAAGACCTGGGGAGCCACCAACCGTTGAAAGTTCGATGTCGCTTCTCGATTCGCTGTTTTTTGATCCCAGAAGATATGACCTTTCAAAGGTAGGAAGGTATAAATTCAATAAAAAATTGGCATTATATTCAAGAATAATGGGTCATATTGCCGCTGAGGATGTCGTCGATCCGAATACTGGCGAGATAATTGCTGATGCAGATAAAAAGATAGACAGAGAAACTGCAATGAAAATACAGAATGCAGGCATAAACGATGTATTTGTGCTTGTAGATGGCAAAAAAATAAAAGTAACAGGAAACCATTTTGTCGATGTACATAAACAGAATATTAAATACAGAATAGACGATCTCAACATCAAAGAAATGGTATATTATCCTGTTCTTAAAGAAATATTGGAATCTTCATCATCGGAAGATGATTTTAGAAGTGCTGTAAAATCAAGGATGGGCGAATTAGTGCCAAAGCATATTATAAAATCCGATATCTTTGCATCTATAAATTATAATCTGGGTTTGCAGTTTGGAATAGGGCTTACAGATGATATCGACCATCTTGGTAACAGAAGGTTAAGATCCGTTGGAGAGCTTTTGCAGAATCAGTTTAGGATAGGTTTGTCAAGGATGGAGAGGGTAGTCAAAGAAAGAATGACTATTCAAGATCTGGATGTTGTAACTCCTCAGGCTCTTGTCAATATAAGGCCTGTCGCAGCGGCGATTAAGGAGTTTTTCGGAAGTTCCCAGTTGTCGCAATTTATGGATCAGACCAACCCCCTTTCAGAGCTTACTCATAAGAGAAGGCTTTCCGCACTGGGACCCGGCGGACTATCGAGAGAAAGGGCAGGTTTTGAAGTGAGGGATGTCCATCACTCCCATTATGGCCGCATGTGCCCGATAGAGACTCCTGAAGGACCTAATATCGGTCTTATAGGTTCTCTTTCAACTTATGCCAGGGTTAATGAATACGGATTTATCGAGGCACCTTATAGAAAAGTCGATAAATCCAGGGGTATTGTTACAAATGATGTGGTTTATCTAACGGCTGATGAGGAAGATGAATATGTAATTGCACAGGCCAATGAGCCCCTCGATGAGGAAGGAAGGTTCGTCGATAAAAGAGTTACTGCAAGGTCGAAAGAAGATATAATTGTTGTACCGAATACAGAAGTTGATCTCATGGATGTTTCGCCAAAGCAGGTTGTGTCTGTTGCCACAGCGATGATACCTTTCCTTGAAAATGACGATGCGAACCGTGCACTTATGGGTTCAAATATGCAGCGTCAGGCTGTGCCACTTATCAAAACATCGGCGCCACTTGTTGGAACCGGTATTGAATACAGGGCTGCAAGAGACTCAGGGATTATACCTCTTGCCAAAAACGACGGAGTGGTCGTTAAGGTAAGCGCAGATGAAATAAAAATAAAAAGAGATTCCGATGGCGGAATCGATGTGTATAAATTATTGAAATTCAAACGTTCAAATCAAGGTACTACAATAAACCAAAGGCCTATTGTAGATAGGGGACAGGTTGTTAAAAAAGGCGATGTCGTAGCGGATGGCCCTTCTACAGATATGGGTGAAATAGCTCTGGGAAAGAATATACTTATGGGTTTTATGACCTGGGAAGGTTACAATTATGAAGACGCTATGCTGATCTCCGAAGAGTTAGTTAAAAAGGATGTATTTACCTCGATCCATATAGAGGAGTACGAGGCTGAAGCCAGGGATACAAAACTCGGTCCTGAGGAAATAACAAGAGATATTCCGAATGTTGGCGATGAAGCATTAAAGGATCTGGATGACAGGGGAATTATAAGAATAGGAGCCGAGGTAAGAGCAGGAGATATATTAGTTGGTAAAGTTACTCCAAAAGGTGAAACGGAACTTACGGCTGAGGAGAGGCTGCTTCGCGCAATATTCGGCGAAAAGGCAAGAGAAGTCAGGGATACATCTCTCAGGGTTCCTCACGGCGAGGCCGGGATAATAGTCGATGTCAAGGTATTCACCAGAGAAAACGGAGATGAATTGCCGCCAGGTGTTAACGAACTTGTAAGATGTTATATAGCCCAGAAAAGGAAAATATCAGTAGGCGACAAAATGGCAGGCAGACATGGCAACAAGGGTGTTATTTCAAGAGTGCTTCCTGAAGAAGATATGCCTTTTTTACCGGACGGAAGGCCTCTTCAAATTGTTTTGAATCCTCTTGGTGTTCCGTCACGTATGAATATAGGTCAGGTACTTGAAGTTCACTTAGGGTATGCGGCTGCAAAATTAGGATGGCATGTTGCAACGCCGGTATTTGATGGTGCCAATGAGAAAGATATTATTCAGCTTCTTGAAAAGTCAGGGCTAAATAAAAATGGTAAAATCATACTTCGTGATGGCAGAACAGGTGAAATTTTTGACAATCCGATAACTGTAGGTTATATGTATATATTAAAGCTTGCACATCTTGTTGACGACAAGATACATGCAAGGTCAACCGGTCCGTATTCACTCGTAACCCAGCAGCCGTTAGGTGGTAAAGCCCAATTTGGAGGGCAAAGGTTCGGTGAAATGGAGGTATGGGCTCTTGAAGCTTATGGCGCAGCCCATACGCTGCAGGAAATACTGACGGTTAAATCGGACGATGTGGTCGGCCGTGTTAAGACTTATGAAGCTATAGTAAAAGGTGAAAACATTCCTGAGCCTGGGGTGCCTGAGTCATTCAAGGTATTGATTAAAGAGCTTCAGTCGCTCTGTCTGGATGTAAAGGTTTTATCAGATGATAAAAAGGAAATTGCCATTAAAGAATCAATCGATGACGATACCGATGATCTTGATGTAAATATCGAGGGAAGGGAAGATTATGTTCCTTCCGAAGATAATACTACAGGAGGCGGTGAGCCTGAATCCGAAGACAATGAAGACGAGGACGAAGATTTTGATTTAAATATCGATGACTTTAATATCCCGGGAGTGATTGAGGAAGACGGAACTCCCCATACTGATGATAATCCGGGACCGGATTCGGATGACAATTATGAAGATAATGATTTAAATGATAATCTTGATGATGACAAATAA
- the rlmB gene encoding 23S rRNA (guanosine(2251)-2'-O)-methyltransferase RlmB, whose translation MERKDGSKKHEKYDNKDNIRNQECMVISNNSPGNTVTDRYCDETTKIEGRNPVIEALKSGRTIEKIYVSKGSYEGSIRQIISMAREGNMPILEIDRAKMDFMSETKNHQGVIAIASPYKYSDVDEILEYAEEKHEPPFIVILDEICDPHNLGSILRTADACGVHGVIIPKRRAVGLTPAVAKTSAGAVEYVKVAKVTNVTSTIRLLKKKGVWIVGADMDGKRAYFEADLKGPIALVIGNEGTGIGRLVKENCDFLVDLPMRGKIASLNASVAAGILMYEVLRQRIYKR comes from the coding sequence ATGGAAAGAAAAGATGGAAGCAAAAAACATGAGAAATATGATAATAAGGATAATATAAGAAATCAAGAATGCATGGTAATTTCTAACAATTCCCCGGGTAATACAGTAACGGATCGATATTGTGATGAAACAACAAAAATAGAAGGCAGAAATCCTGTTATAGAAGCGCTTAAATCAGGAAGGACAATAGAAAAGATATATGTTTCAAAGGGTTCTTATGAAGGTTCCATAAGGCAAATAATTTCCATGGCAAGGGAGGGGAATATGCCTATTTTGGAAATTGATAGAGCCAAAATGGATTTTATGTCTGAAACAAAGAATCATCAGGGAGTAATTGCAATAGCTTCACCGTATAAATATTCCGATGTAGATGAAATACTGGAATATGCTGAAGAAAAGCATGAACCCCCATTTATCGTAATATTAGATGAGATTTGTGATCCGCACAATTTAGGGTCGATTCTTAGAACGGCAGATGCCTGTGGCGTCCATGGAGTGATAATACCAAAACGCAGGGCTGTCGGTCTTACCCCTGCGGTTGCAAAGACTTCTGCCGGTGCGGTGGAATATGTAAAGGTTGCAAAAGTTACAAATGTGACTTCCACTATCAGACTCCTGAAAAAAAAAGGCGTATGGATTGTCGGAGCGGATATGGATGGTAAACGAGCATATTTTGAAGCAGACCTTAAAGGCCCGATTGCGCTTGTAATCGGAAATGAAGGTACTGGGATAGGAAGGTTAGTAAAGGAGAATTGCGACTTTTTAGTCGACCTGCCTATGAGAGGAAAAATAGCATCACTCAATGCGTCGGTTGCAGCTGGAATTTTGATGTATGAGGTATTGAGGCAAAGAATTTATAAGAGATAA
- the nusG gene encoding transcription termination/antitermination protein NusG, with amino-acid sequence MDGNGNEKWYVVHTYSGYENKVKANLEKTVENRNIHDLIKDVQVPVEETVEIKNGKKRAVQRKTYPGYVLVKMVMNDDSWYVVRNTRGVTGFVGPGSKPVPLSEAEVRSMGISQPLTTIDVTVGENVKVVSGPFENFVALVKEINNEKKKVKAYVNMFGRDTLVEFDFEQVQKIE; translated from the coding sequence ATGGATGGAAACGGAAACGAAAAGTGGTATGTAGTTCATACTTATTCAGGTTATGAGAATAAAGTAAAGGCAAATCTCGAAAAAACTGTAGAAAATAGGAATATTCATGATTTAATTAAGGATGTACAGGTGCCTGTAGAGGAGACCGTTGAAATCAAAAATGGTAAAAAAAGGGCTGTACAAAGGAAAACGTATCCCGGGTATGTTCTCGTAAAGATGGTAATGAATGATGATTCCTGGTATGTGGTCAGGAATACGAGGGGAGTAACGGGATTTGTAGGACCCGGTTCAAAACCTGTACCTTTATCGGAAGCAGAAGTGCGTTCAATGGGAATATCTCAGCCGCTTACAACGATTGATGTGACCGTAGGCGAAAATGTCAAAGTAGTTTCCGGACCATTTGAGAATTTTGTAGCGCTGGTTAAGGAAATTAATAATGAAAAGAAAAAAGTAAAGGCATATGTAAATATGTTCGGCCGAGATACTCTTGTAGAGTTTGACTTTGAACAGGTTCAAAAAATTGAATAG
- the rpmG gene encoding 50S ribosomal protein L33, with translation MRVKITLACSECKQRNYNTTKNKKNDPDRLELNKYCRFCRKHTLHKETK, from the coding sequence GTGAGAGTTAAAATAACATTAGCATGTTCGGAATGCAAACAAAGAAATTACAATACTACAAAGAATAAAAAGAACGATCCCGATAGGCTGGAGTTGAACAAATACTGCAGATTCTGCAGGAAGCATACACTTCACAAAGAAACAAAGTAA
- the sigH gene encoding RNA polymerase sporulation sigma factor SigH: MKHYAKAQQYEPKNFDSMSDEEIARLAKNGNIKAQEYLINKYKNFVRAKARSYFLIGADKEDIVQEGMIGLYKAIRDFRQDKLSSFRAFAELCITRQIITAIKTATRQKHIPLNSYVSLNKPIYDEDSDRTLLDILSGTKISDPEELIISREEFVNIESKIGEVLSSLEWEVLKSYLDGKSYQEIACDLDRHAKSIDNALQRVKRKLEKYLKVRDA, from the coding sequence TTGAAGCATTATGCTAAAGCCCAGCAGTACGAGCCGAAGAATTTCGATAGTATGTCGGATGAGGAAATTGCCCGCCTTGCTAAAAATGGGAATATAAAGGCTCAGGAATACTTAATCAATAAATATAAGAATTTTGTAAGGGCTAAAGCGCGTTCTTATTTTCTTATCGGAGCGGATAAGGAAGATATCGTACAGGAAGGCATGATAGGGCTCTATAAGGCAATACGTGATTTCAGGCAGGATAAGCTTTCATCTTTTCGGGCTTTTGCTGAATTGTGCATAACGCGGCAAATAATAACTGCTATAAAGACTGCAACCAGACAAAAACATATTCCATTGAATTCTTATGTATCGCTTAATAAACCAATATATGATGAAGATTCAGATAGAACTTTGCTTGATATATTATCCGGCACGAAAATATCCGATCCGGAGGAGCTGATTATAAGCAGAGAAGAATTTGTTAATATAGAATCGAAAATTGGAGAAGTCCTTAGCAGTCTGGAATGGGAAGTTCTTAAATCATATTTAGACGGCAAGTCCTATCAGGAAATTGCCTGTGATTTGGACAGGCATGCCAAATCCATTGATAATGCGCTGCAGCGTGTTAAGAGGAAACTTGAAAAGTATTTAAAGGTACGCGATGCATAA
- the rplL gene encoding 50S ribosomal protein L7/L12, producing MTVQEIIEAIKGMTVLELNDLVKAAEEEFGVSAAAPVAAAPGGAAAAPAEEKTEFDVVLTAIGDQKIKVIKTVREITGLGLKQAKDLVDAAPKAVKEGVAKEEAEEIQKKLTDVGATVELK from the coding sequence ATGACAGTTCAGGAAATTATAGAAGCAATAAAAGGAATGACTGTATTGGAGTTAAATGATTTAGTAAAAGCTGCTGAGGAGGAATTCGGTGTCAGCGCGGCAGCGCCGGTGGCAGCGGCTCCAGGAGGAGCGGCGGCAGCACCAGCTGAAGAGAAGACAGAGTTTGATGTTGTACTTACAGCTATAGGAGATCAAAAGATTAAGGTTATTAAGACTGTAAGGGAAATAACAGGACTTGGATTAAAACAGGCAAAGGACCTCGTTGATGCAGCTCCCAAGGCGGTAAAAGAAGGAGTAGCAAAAGAGGAAGCTGAAGAGATCCAGAAGAAACTGACTGATGTCGGAGCAACAGTTGAATTAAAATAA
- the rplA gene encoding 50S ribosomal protein L1, with amino-acid sequence MKRGKNYQDSVKLIDKAVLYSPDEAIDLIEKTSKAKFDETIELAARLGVDPRHADQQVRGTVVLPHGTGKVVRVLVFAKGEKAKEAQDAGADYVGAEELAQKIQKENWFDFDVVVATPDMMSVVGRLGRILGPKGLMPNPKSGTVTFDITKALSDIKAGKVEYRVDKTSIIHVPIGKKSFGKDKLHENFKALMEAIIKAKPASSKGQYLRSVVLSSTMGPGIKVNPARVLE; translated from the coding sequence ATGAAAAGGGGTAAGAATTACCAGGATAGTGTAAAACTTATCGATAAAGCAGTGTTATATTCGCCAGATGAAGCTATAGATCTTATCGAAAAAACTTCAAAGGCTAAGTTTGACGAAACGATTGAACTTGCAGCAAGGCTTGGAGTGGATCCGAGGCATGCTGATCAGCAAGTAAGGGGGACAGTTGTCCTTCCACATGGAACAGGTAAAGTTGTTAGAGTGTTAGTATTTGCAAAGGGTGAAAAAGCAAAAGAAGCACAGGATGCCGGTGCCGATTATGTAGGTGCCGAGGAGCTTGCACAGAAAATTCAAAAGGAAAATTGGTTCGACTTTGATGTTGTTGTTGCTACCCCGGATATGATGAGCGTCGTCGGAAGACTGGGGAGGATATTAGGCCCGAAAGGACTTATGCCGAATCCAAAATCGGGAACCGTTACATTTGATATAACAAAAGCGTTATCGGATATTAAAGCCGGTAAAGTTGAGTACAGGGTAGACAAAACGAGCATTATCCATGTTCCGATCGGAAAAAAATCCTTTGGAAAGGATAAACTCCATGAAAATTTCAAAGCTTTGATGGAAGCTATTATCAAGGCGAAACCCGCTTCTTCAAAGGGACAGTATTTGAGGAGTGTTGTATTATCAAGTACAATGGGACCGGGGATTAAGGTTAATCCTGCAAGAGTGCTTGAATAG
- the tuf gene encoding elongation factor Tu, producing the protein MAKAHYERTKPHVNIGTIGHVDHGKTTLTAAITYVLAKSGRAQATKYDEIDKAPEEKARGITINTAHVEYETDKRHYAHVDCPGHADYIKNMITGAAQMDGAILVVSAADGPMPQTREHILLARQVGVPYIIVFLNKSDMVDDPELIELVEMEVRDLLNEYGFPGDKTPIIVGSALKALENPDDPKWTKPIYDLLDAIDSYIPTPKRETDKPFLMPVEDVFTITGRGTVATGRVERGTLKVGDEVEVVGLKSEKLKSVVTGVEMFRKTLDQAQAGDNIGALLRGIDREQIERGQVLAKPGTVHPHMHYKGQVYVLKKEEGGRHTPFFNGYRPQFYFRTTDVTGTIKLPEGVEMVMPGDHITMEVELITPIAMEEGLRFAIREGGHTVGAGVVSEILDK; encoded by the coding sequence ATGGCAAAGGCACATTATGAAAGGACTAAGCCTCATGTCAATATTGGGACAATAGGCCACGTTGATCATGGTAAGACTACTTTGACAGCTGCTATAACTTATGTTTTAGCAAAATCGGGTAGAGCACAGGCAACAAAATATGACGAAATCGATAAGGCCCCTGAGGAAAAAGCAAGAGGAATAACAATAAACACGGCTCATGTTGAGTATGAGACTGATAAAAGGCACTACGCCCATGTTGACTGCCCGGGACATGCAGATTATATAAAGAACATGATTACCGGAGCGGCACAAATGGATGGTGCGATACTTGTGGTATCAGCAGCAGATGGACCCATGCCGCAGACAAGGGAGCACATACTTTTAGCGAGGCAGGTTGGAGTACCATACATCATAGTATTTCTTAACAAATCGGATATGGTAGATGATCCGGAGCTTATCGAACTAGTGGAGATGGAAGTAAGGGATTTGCTGAATGAATATGGTTTTCCAGGGGATAAGACACCGATAATCGTAGGTTCAGCATTAAAAGCGTTGGAGAACCCGGATGATCCGAAATGGACGAAACCCATATATGATTTATTGGATGCAATAGATTCATATATACCGACGCCGAAGAGGGAAACCGACAAGCCGTTCCTGATGCCAGTAGAGGATGTATTTACAATTACAGGACGTGGGACAGTAGCAACAGGAAGAGTTGAGAGAGGGACATTAAAAGTCGGCGACGAAGTAGAGGTAGTAGGACTGAAGAGTGAGAAGCTAAAGTCAGTTGTAACAGGGGTTGAGATGTTCAGGAAGACTTTGGACCAGGCGCAGGCAGGGGACAATATCGGAGCTTTGCTGAGAGGCATTGACAGGGAGCAGATAGAAAGAGGTCAGGTACTGGCAAAGCCGGGTACAGTTCATCCGCACATGCATTACAAAGGCCAGGTATATGTGCTTAAGAAAGAAGAGGGAGGAAGACACACCCCATTTTTTAACGGATACAGGCCGCAGTTTTATTTCAGGACAACAGATGTTACAGGCACGATAAAGTTACCTGAAGGAGTAGAGATGGTTATGCCTGGAGATCATATCACGATGGAAGTTGAACTGATCACACCCATAGCTATGGAAGAAGGATTAAGGTTTGCTATCCGTGAAGGCGGACATACGGTTGGAGCGGGAGTCGTTTCCGAAATCCTTGATAAATAG
- the rplJ gene encoding 50S ribosomal protein L10, whose product MAVKEEKKAVVQNIKEKFDKAQTVVFADYRGLTVQEDTELRRKFREAGVEYKVLKNTLTSIAAKEAGAPDINKFLSGPTSFAFGYDDLIEPARVLRNFIKEHKKMEIKGAIVKGKIYDADKVNELAAIPPREVLIAKLLGSFKAPLSKFAYLVNAIKEQKEAQNNE is encoded by the coding sequence ATGGCAGTAAAAGAGGAAAAAAAGGCTGTAGTCCAGAATATCAAGGAAAAGTTTGACAAAGCCCAAACAGTAGTATTTGCAGATTACAGAGGGCTGACGGTTCAAGAGGATACTGAACTGAGGCGTAAATTCAGAGAAGCAGGAGTTGAATACAAGGTACTTAAAAATACTTTGACATCCATTGCCGCAAAAGAAGCCGGAGCTCCTGATATAAATAAATTTTTATCGGGACCCACATCTTTCGCTTTTGGATATGATGATCTCATAGAGCCTGCCAGGGTATTAAGAAATTTTATAAAAGAGCATAAAAAAATGGAGATAAAGGGTGCCATAGTCAAGGGGAAGATATATGATGCGGATAAGGTCAATGAGCTTGCAGCTATACCGCCAAGGGAAGTATTAATAGCAAAACTCCTTGGCAGTTTCAAAGCACCATTATCAAAATTCGCTTATCTCGTAAATGCAATTAAAGAGCAAAAAGAAGCACAAAATAATGAATAA